One segment of Psychromonas sp. psych-6C06 DNA contains the following:
- the hscB gene encoding co-chaperone HscB has translation MNYFQIFSLPAQFNIDKTQLSSTYRELQKQYHPDKSVMLSDSERLTAMQKSTEINDAYQTLKNSCLRAQYLLLLAGVDIALEQRTLQDTGFLMQQMQWREQIESFTEDDEDAIESFSENIQQQVNDLESEIELQLHEKAFEATADSVRKLKFMLKLQTEIEQLEEKLFD, from the coding sequence TTGAACTACTTTCAAATTTTCTCATTACCTGCACAATTTAATATTGATAAAACCCAACTTTCATCTACCTACCGTGAATTACAAAAGCAGTATCATCCCGACAAGTCGGTGATGTTGTCAGATAGCGAACGTCTTACTGCTATGCAAAAAAGCACAGAAATAAATGATGCATATCAAACATTAAAAAACAGTTGCTTACGTGCTCAGTATTTACTATTACTTGCCGGTGTTGATATTGCACTTGAGCAACGAACGCTTCAGGACACTGGCTTTTTAATGCAACAGATGCAATGGAGAGAGCAGATTGAGTCTTTCACTGAAGATGATGAAGATGCAATTGAATCGTTTAGTGAAAATATACAACAGCAAGTTAATGATTTAGAATCTGAGATAGAATTGCAGTTACATGAAAAGGCATTTGAAGCCACTGCTGATAGTGTTCGAAAATTAAAATTTATGCTCAAACTACAAACTGAAATTGAGCAACTTGAAGAAAAACTCTTCGATTAA
- the iscU gene encoding Fe-S cluster assembly scaffold IscU, whose amino-acid sequence MAYSEKVIDHYENPRNVGSFDKDDKNVATGMVGAPACGDVMKLQLKIDDNGVIEDAKFKTYGCGSAIASSSLVTEWVKGKTLDEAASITNTEITAELALPPVKIHCSILAEDAIKAAIDDYKSKHA is encoded by the coding sequence ATGGCTTACAGCGAAAAAGTAATAGATCATTACGAAAACCCACGCAATGTGGGATCATTTGATAAAGATGATAAAAATGTTGCAACAGGTATGGTCGGTGCGCCAGCATGTGGTGATGTAATGAAACTGCAGCTTAAAATTGATGACAATGGTGTGATTGAAGATGCTAAGTTCAAAACTTACGGTTGTGGTAGCGCCATTGCATCTAGCTCATTAGTAACTGAATGGGTTAAAGGGAAAACATTGGATGAAGCCGCTTCAATTACCAATACAGAAATCACTGCTGAGCTTGCTTTACCACCAGTAAAAATTCACTGCTCTATTCTTGCAGAAGATGCAATTAAAGCTGCAATCGATGATTACAAAAGTAAACACGCTTAA
- the pepB gene encoding aminopeptidase PepB has product MSNNFLVSLSFDAASPLWGKGALLSFSEAQATIHLDKQKSLFTQVQMAARKLESMSVQAIKLVGEHWDCELRWAFSQGLFDPKKGALLNFGDVDELQLQTLTSRKLIVEWVRNTINLGPEALSPEMLCEKAASLIKHISADEKQLSYKIISGEQLLEHEFHGIYQVGRGSVRPGAMLQLDFNPTYDDNAPVEYALIGKGITFDSGGYSLKPSGGMATMKSDMGGAATIAGALALAIVNGLQKRVKLYLCCAENLVSGDAFKLGDVITYKNGVTAEILNTDAEGRLVLADGLLAAQDDNPAKIIDAATLTGAAKMAVGRDYNCVLSMDDQFVEVATQAAKLQNEMLWRLPFEPFHRQQISSPFADIANIHSGDGMAGASTATAFLANFVKTPEKNWLHFDLSGSYQPGPNQLWSAGAKGHGVMTLSEIILA; this is encoded by the coding sequence ATGAGCAACAATTTTTTGGTGTCACTTAGCTTTGATGCTGCTTCTCCGCTATGGGGAAAAGGGGCGCTGTTAAGCTTTTCTGAAGCACAGGCGACCATTCATCTCGATAAACAAAAGTCACTTTTTACACAGGTACAAATGGCTGCGAGAAAGCTAGAAAGCATGTCGGTACAAGCGATTAAGCTGGTTGGTGAACATTGGGATTGCGAATTACGCTGGGCGTTCAGTCAAGGGTTATTTGATCCCAAGAAAGGCGCATTATTAAACTTCGGTGATGTAGATGAGTTACAACTACAGACATTAACATCACGAAAATTGATAGTCGAATGGGTACGAAATACCATTAATCTTGGGCCTGAGGCGCTTTCTCCTGAGATGTTATGTGAAAAAGCCGCCTCATTGATTAAACATATTTCCGCTGATGAAAAACAATTGAGTTATAAGATTATTAGTGGTGAGCAACTGCTAGAGCATGAATTTCATGGTATCTATCAAGTTGGGAGAGGCAGTGTTCGTCCAGGTGCAATGTTACAGCTTGATTTTAATCCAACCTATGATGATAACGCCCCTGTAGAATACGCGTTAATTGGTAAAGGCATCACCTTTGATTCGGGTGGGTATAGCCTAAAACCAAGTGGTGGCATGGCAACCATGAAAAGTGATATGGGAGGGGCCGCTACAATTGCCGGTGCCTTAGCCTTAGCAATTGTTAACGGGTTGCAAAAACGCGTTAAGTTATATTTGTGTTGCGCGGAAAATTTAGTAAGTGGTGACGCATTTAAGTTAGGCGATGTGATCACCTATAAAAATGGTGTCACTGCTGAGATTCTTAATACTGATGCAGAAGGGCGGTTGGTGCTCGCTGATGGCTTATTGGCTGCACAGGACGACAATCCTGCTAAAATTATTGATGCTGCTACATTAACAGGAGCGGCTAAAATGGCTGTTGGTCGTGATTATAACTGTGTGCTCAGTATGGATGATCAATTTGTTGAAGTGGCTACGCAGGCTGCGAAATTGCAAAATGAGATGCTTTGGCGTCTACCTTTTGAACCATTTCACCGACAACAAATTAGTTCACCCTTTGCTGATATTGCTAATATCCACAGTGGCGATGGCATGGCGGGGGCTTCAACAGCAACGGCTTTCTTAGCTAACTTTGTTAAAACACCAGAAAAAAATTGGCTGCATTTTGACCTTTCTGGAAGCTATCAGCCGGGACCAAATCAGTTGTGGTCTGCGGGTGCAAAAGGGCACGGTGTGATGACCTTAAGTGAGATAATTCTCGCTTAG
- the iscX gene encoding Fe-S cluster assembly protein IscX: protein MELKWVDSLDIALALIDKYPQQDPLQVRFTDLRDWVLALQEFEDDPNHCSERILEAIQQCWIEEI from the coding sequence ATGGAATTAAAATGGGTAGACTCTTTAGATATCGCACTAGCCTTAATTGATAAATATCCTCAGCAAGACCCATTGCAAGTGCGCTTTACCGACTTACGTGATTGGGTATTGGCGCTTCAGGAGTTTGAAGATGATCCTAATCATTGTAGTGAACGCATTTTAGAAGCAATTCAGCAATGCTGGATTGAAGAAATTTAA
- the hscA gene encoding Fe-S protein assembly chaperone HscA has protein sequence MALLQIAEPGLSAAPHQHKLAVGIDLGTTNSLVATVRSGKATALVDENGQDMLPSVIHYGENQQITTGYTAQQKLVSDPLNTLVSVKRLIGKSMLDVDQTHLPYEFSTHESGLAEIVTRSGVINAVQASSEILKTLKQRAFDSMQGELDGVVITVPAYFDDAQRQGTKDAARLAGLHVLRLLNEPTAAAIAYGLDSGQEGLIAVYDLGGGTFDISILRLHKGVFEVLATGGDSALGGDDFDHAIVEWIKTEANISDVLTPTLQQELLKVARAAKQRLSDHDEASINLTNFDLTLTLTKTTFETLIEKLVKKTLRACKRAVKDAQVSLDEIVQVVMVGGSTRVPLVRNKVSEYFQREVLTSIDPDKVVAIGAAIQADILVGNKPDSEMLLLDVLPLSLGLETMGELVEKVIPRNTTIPVARAQEFTTFKDGQTAMLIHVLQGEREQVKDCRSLARFVLTDIPPMAAGAAHIRVTFQVDADGLLSVTAMEKSSGVQANIEVKPSYGLSDAQVMEMLSASQTFAQQDIEARMLIEQQVEVKRVIENLQGALAKDGRELLDDDEFAVIEKNIEVLAKIGEGTDVQAIKEALKAIDKLTDHYASLRMDASINKALTGQSVDTI, from the coding sequence ATGGCACTACTGCAAATTGCTGAGCCCGGATTATCGGCTGCACCTCATCAGCATAAACTCGCCGTGGGTATCGATTTGGGTACCACTAATTCATTAGTCGCAACTGTGCGAAGTGGTAAAGCCACTGCATTGGTTGATGAAAATGGCCAAGATATGTTGCCATCGGTTATTCATTATGGTGAAAACCAACAAATTACTACCGGATATACAGCGCAACAAAAATTGGTGAGTGATCCACTTAATACGCTTGTTTCAGTAAAAAGGTTGATCGGGAAGTCAATGCTCGATGTCGATCAAACTCACCTACCTTATGAATTCAGTACTCATGAAAGCGGATTAGCTGAAATCGTTACCCGTAGTGGTGTGATAAATGCAGTACAAGCATCAAGCGAGATATTAAAAACACTCAAGCAACGTGCTTTTGATAGTATGCAAGGTGAACTTGATGGTGTGGTGATCACTGTACCGGCATATTTTGATGATGCACAGCGTCAAGGAACAAAGGATGCTGCTAGGTTAGCGGGGTTACATGTTTTACGGCTATTAAATGAGCCAACGGCTGCGGCCATTGCCTACGGATTAGATTCTGGTCAAGAAGGGCTAATTGCTGTTTATGATCTTGGTGGTGGTACATTTGATATCTCCATTTTACGCTTACATAAAGGTGTTTTTGAAGTCTTAGCAACTGGTGGAGACTCTGCCTTAGGCGGAGATGATTTTGATCATGCTATTGTTGAATGGATTAAAACAGAAGCCAATATAAGTGACGTATTAACGCCTACATTACAGCAAGAGTTATTAAAGGTTGCTCGCGCAGCAAAACAGCGACTCAGTGATCACGATGAAGCTTCCATCAACTTAACCAATTTTGATTTAACGCTGACGCTAACTAAAACAACCTTTGAAACTCTAATTGAAAAGTTAGTAAAGAAAACATTGCGTGCCTGTAAACGTGCTGTTAAAGATGCGCAAGTTTCATTAGACGAGATAGTACAAGTTGTTATGGTCGGTGGCTCAACTCGTGTCCCTTTAGTGCGGAATAAAGTAAGCGAATATTTCCAGCGTGAGGTACTCACTTCAATCGATCCGGATAAAGTGGTCGCGATTGGTGCAGCTATTCAAGCGGATATTTTAGTTGGTAATAAACCAGACTCGGAGATGCTACTTCTTGATGTATTACCGCTTTCGCTTGGCCTGGAGACAATGGGGGAATTAGTCGAAAAAGTAATCCCACGCAATACAACTATCCCCGTAGCCCGTGCACAGGAGTTTACTACTTTTAAAGATGGTCAAACTGCTATGCTGATTCATGTGCTTCAGGGCGAGCGCGAACAGGTAAAAGATTGCCGTTCTCTAGCGCGTTTTGTATTAACGGATATTCCGCCAATGGCCGCAGGTGCTGCCCATATTCGTGTTACCTTTCAGGTAGATGCTGATGGCTTATTAAGTGTCACTGCAATGGAAAAATCATCGGGTGTGCAAGCTAATATTGAAGTAAAACCTTCTTATGGTTTAAGTGATGCACAAGTGATGGAGATGCTCAGTGCATCGCAAACCTTTGCACAGCAAGATATCGAAGCTCGTATGCTCATAGAGCAACAGGTTGAGGTAAAACGTGTTATTGAAAACTTGCAGGGTGCATTAGCTAAAGATGGACGTGAGTTATTAGATGATGATGAATTTGCGGTTATTGAAAAAAATATTGAAGTATTAGCTAAAATTGGTGAAGGCACCGATGTACAAGCAATTAAAGAAGCATTGAAAGCGATTGATAAATTGACCGACCATTACGCATCACTGCGTATGGATGCATCTATTAATAAAGCGCTTACAGGACAGTCTGTGGACACGATCTAA
- a CDS encoding IscS subfamily cysteine desulfurase, with amino-acid sequence MKLPIYLDYSATTPVDPRVAELMMKYLTMDGEFGNPASRSHRFGWQAEEAVDIAREQIADLINADSREIVFTSGATESNNLAIKGAAHFYGKKGKHIITAKTEHKAVLDTCRQLEREGYEVTYLEPGSDGIVTPQQLKDTLREDTVLVSLMHVNNEIGVIQDIEAFGEICRANKIVLHVDAAQSAGKIEIDVKKMKVDLISFSAHKIYGPKGIGALYVSRKPRIRLEGQMHGGGHERGMRSGTLPTHQIVAMGEAFRIAKDEMVEEAARTLKLRTRLLEGVSDMEEVYVNGSMDSRIAGNINISFNYVEGESLVMALKDLAVSSGSACTSASLEPSYVLRAIGRDDELAHSSIRFSIGRFTTEAEIDYAIKIIRENIGKLRDMSPLWDMYKEGIDINSIEWSHH; translated from the coding sequence ATGAAATTACCAATTTACCTTGATTACTCAGCTACAACGCCTGTTGATCCCCGTGTTGCTGAACTTATGATGAAATATTTAACAATGGATGGCGAGTTTGGTAACCCAGCTTCTCGTTCACATCGTTTTGGTTGGCAAGCTGAAGAAGCAGTAGACATTGCACGTGAGCAGATTGCAGACTTAATTAATGCTGATTCACGTGAAATTGTTTTTACTTCTGGTGCGACTGAATCAAACAACCTTGCTATTAAAGGTGCTGCGCATTTTTACGGTAAAAAAGGTAAACATATTATTACCGCTAAAACAGAGCATAAAGCTGTTTTGGATACTTGTCGCCAGCTTGAGCGTGAAGGTTATGAAGTTACTTATCTTGAGCCTGGTAGTGACGGCATTGTTACACCACAACAACTTAAAGATACATTACGTGAAGACACTGTCCTAGTGAGCTTGATGCACGTAAATAATGAGATTGGTGTTATCCAAGATATCGAAGCATTTGGTGAGATTTGTCGTGCTAACAAAATTGTTTTACATGTCGATGCAGCCCAAAGTGCTGGTAAAATAGAGATTGACGTGAAAAAAATGAAAGTTGATTTGATCTCTTTTTCTGCACATAAAATCTATGGTCCAAAAGGCATAGGTGCACTCTATGTTTCACGTAAACCACGTATTCGCCTTGAGGGACAGATGCATGGTGGTGGACATGAGCGTGGTATGCGAAGTGGTACACTTCCAACGCATCAAATTGTGGCAATGGGTGAAGCATTCCGTATTGCAAAAGACGAGATGGTTGAAGAAGCTGCCCGTACACTTAAATTACGTACACGCCTATTAGAAGGTGTCAGTGATATGGAAGAGGTGTATGTAAATGGCTCAATGGATAGTCGTATCGCAGGCAACATTAATATCAGCTTTAACTATGTAGAAGGTGAGTCATTAGTTATGGCTCTGAAAGATTTAGCCGTATCATCAGGTAGCGCATGTACTTCAGCAAGTTTAGAGCCGTCTTATGTACTTCGTGCAATTGGTCGAGATGATGAATTAGCTCATAGCTCAATCCGTTTTAGTATTGGACGTTTTACTACCGAAGCTGAAATCGATTATGCAATTAAAATTATTCGTGAAAATATTGGTAAGTTACGTGATATGTCACCTCTTTGGGATATGTACAAAGAAGGTATCGATATCAATAGCATTGAATGGTCACATCACTAA
- the iscA gene encoding iron-sulfur cluster assembly protein IscA, which produces MAITMTEPAAKHVANFLANRGKGIGLRLGVKTSGCSGMAYVLEFVDVLNEDDEVFVDKGVKIIVDKKSLVYLDGTELDFVKEGLNEGFEFNNPNTDGECGCGESFSV; this is translated from the coding sequence TTGGCTATCACAATGACAGAGCCGGCAGCAAAACATGTTGCTAATTTTCTGGCTAATCGCGGCAAAGGCATTGGTTTACGTCTAGGCGTCAAAACCTCTGGTTGCTCAGGAATGGCTTATGTACTTGAGTTTGTTGATGTATTAAATGAAGATGATGAAGTATTTGTCGATAAAGGTGTAAAAATCATTGTTGATAAAAAGAGCCTTGTTTACCTTGATGGCACTGAGCTTGATTTTGTTAAAGAGGGCCTAAATGAAGGTTTCGAATTTAACAACCCAAATACCGATGGTGAATGTGGGTGTGGTGAAAGCTTCAGCGTTTAA
- a CDS encoding TIGR02647 family protein, with protein MIKNFPDTLFDEMKLLAKFPTHSQLEGIKIHQDANPSVITAAKSLFDKGLISLPDGGYLTDSGIETLDHLHRVLATLS; from the coding sequence ATGATTAAAAATTTCCCTGATACATTGTTTGATGAAATGAAATTACTGGCTAAGTTTCCGACGCACTCTCAATTAGAAGGCATCAAAATCCATCAAGATGCTAACCCCTCAGTTATTACAGCCGCTAAATCGTTGTTTGATAAAGGCCTTATCTCGTTACCCGATGGTGGATATTTAACCGATAGTGGTATCGAAACCCTTGACCATTTACACAGGGTATTAGCCACATTAAGTTAA
- the xthA gene encoding exodeoxyribonuclease III: MKVISFNINGLRARLHQLQAIIDKHQPDVIGLQEIKVHNDMFPVEAVEAMGYHVYFHGQKGHYGVAMLCKNEPVSVQYGFPTDNEDHQKRMIMVTLEDDKGEQTTILNGYFPQGESQTHETKYPYKRQFYLDLNTYLNEYHSATDNVIVMGDINISPLDLDIGIGEVNAKRWLKTKKCSFLPEEREWLKKLMDFGFTDTFRLLNPEVNDQFSWFDYRSRGFDDNRGLRIDVILATQKLANNTVDAGIDYELRGIEKPSDHAPIWTEFA; the protein is encoded by the coding sequence ATGAAAGTGATCTCCTTCAATATTAATGGGCTTCGTGCTCGCCTTCATCAACTTCAAGCAATTATCGACAAGCATCAACCCGATGTTATTGGCCTGCAAGAAATAAAAGTACATAACGATATGTTTCCAGTAGAAGCTGTAGAAGCGATGGGATACCACGTCTACTTCCATGGTCAAAAAGGGCATTATGGCGTAGCAATGCTATGTAAAAACGAACCCGTATCTGTGCAGTATGGGTTTCCAACCGATAATGAAGATCACCAAAAACGAATGATCATGGTGACCCTTGAAGATGATAAGGGTGAACAAACAACTATTTTAAATGGTTACTTTCCACAGGGAGAAAGCCAGACCCATGAAACTAAATACCCTTATAAGCGTCAGTTTTATCTCGACTTAAATACTTATCTTAACGAGTATCATAGTGCCACAGATAATGTGATTGTAATGGGTGATATTAATATTTCTCCTTTGGATTTAGATATCGGTATTGGCGAAGTTAATGCTAAACGTTGGTTAAAGACTAAGAAATGTAGTTTCTTGCCTGAGGAGCGTGAATGGCTGAAAAAATTAATGGATTTTGGTTTTACCGACACGTTCCGGTTATTAAATCCAGAAGTAAATGACCAGTTTAGTTGGTTTGATTATCGTTCACGTGGTTTTGATGATAATCGAGGCTTACGTATTGATGTAATTTTAGCAACACAAAAGCTAGCCAATAATACTGTTGATGCTGGTATTGATTATGAATTAAGAGGGATAGAAAAACCTTCTGATCATGCGCCTATCTGGACTGAATTTGCTTAA
- the fdx gene encoding ISC system 2Fe-2S type ferredoxin produces the protein MPKVIFLPHGELCPDGLVVEAKEGDTVLDLALANHIHIEHACEKSCACTTCHVVVREGFDSLEESDELEDDMLDKAWGLEPESRLGCQACVKDEDLVIEIPKYTVNIVSENH, from the coding sequence ATGCCAAAAGTTATATTTTTACCTCATGGAGAGCTATGTCCCGATGGACTTGTCGTTGAAGCCAAAGAGGGAGATACTGTTTTAGATCTTGCGCTTGCCAACCACATTCACATTGAGCATGCCTGTGAAAAATCATGCGCTTGTACGACTTGTCATGTTGTTGTGCGTGAAGGCTTTGATTCACTCGAAGAGAGTGATGAGCTGGAAGATGACATGCTTGACAAAGCATGGGGATTAGAGCCAGAGTCACGTCTTGGCTGCCAAGCATGCGTGAAAGATGAAGATCTAGTGATTGAAATTCCTAAATATACCGTTAATATCGTTTCAGAAAATCATTAA
- the suhB gene encoding inositol-1-monophosphatase translates to MHPMLNIAIRAARNAGKVIVKGYESLESVEVEEKSLNDYVSSVDKEAELAIIGTLQKSYPDHSFVCEESGIIEGKDKDHQWIIDPLDGTTNFIHGIPHFAVSIALKIKGRTEVGIVFDPIRNEIFSAVKGQSSQINGYRTRTSDVPKLAGTLLATGFPFKQKHHTKTYLEIFNDFFLEVADMRRSGSAALDLAYVATGRMDGFWEFGLKPWDIAAGELLLKESGAMMTDFNGGNDYMKSGNVVAANPKLLKEMLTVIRKHNI, encoded by the coding sequence ATGCATCCAATGTTAAATATTGCAATTCGTGCTGCCCGTAACGCAGGTAAAGTAATTGTTAAAGGCTACGAAAGTCTAGAATCAGTTGAAGTTGAAGAAAAATCTCTAAATGACTATGTCAGCAGCGTTGATAAAGAAGCTGAGCTTGCAATTATTGGTACATTACAAAAATCATACCCTGACCACAGCTTTGTTTGTGAAGAATCAGGCATTATCGAAGGCAAAGATAAAGATCACCAATGGATTATTGACCCCTTAGATGGTACTACCAACTTCATCCACGGCATTCCACATTTTGCTGTTTCTATTGCCTTAAAAATTAAAGGCCGTACAGAAGTCGGTATCGTATTTGATCCTATCCGTAACGAAATATTCTCAGCCGTTAAAGGCCAAAGTTCACAAATTAATGGTTACCGTACTCGTACAAGTGATGTGCCAAAACTAGCTGGTACACTATTAGCAACCGGCTTCCCATTCAAACAGAAACACCACACTAAAACTTATCTTGAGATTTTTAACGATTTCTTTCTTGAAGTCGCAGATATGCGTCGCTCTGGTAGTGCTGCATTAGATCTAGCTTACGTTGCTACAGGTCGTATGGATGGATTCTGGGAATTTGGTTTGAAACCTTGGGATATTGCAGCTGGTGAATTACTGCTTAAAGAATCAGGCGCAATGATGACTGACTTTAATGGTGGCAACGATTACATGAAATCAGGTAACGTGGTAGCGGCCAACCCTAAACTCTTAAAAGAGATGTTAACGGTAATTCGTAAACATAATATCTAA
- the trmJ gene encoding tRNA (cytosine(32)/uridine(32)-2'-O)-methyltransferase TrmJ, which yields MLDNVRIILIGTSHPGNIGSAARAMKTMGLSNLVLVDPECEIDGKSVALSAGAGDVLKNHQRFDTLDEAIADCGLVIGASARPRTLDWPMLDPREMGVKAVVEGQKHPIALVFGRENSGLTNDELQKCHFHVFIPANPEYSSLNLAMAVQTLSYEIRMAFLASTAYPEQVEEYPLAEEIEGMFKHLEETLIDTRFIVPAHPGLVMTKLRRFFNRARPEVAELRMWRGVLSSVQKSLISARQSEKTDVK from the coding sequence ATGTTAGATAATGTACGTATCATTTTAATTGGTACTTCTCACCCTGGTAACATTGGTAGCGCTGCACGTGCAATGAAAACAATGGGATTATCAAACCTCGTGTTAGTCGATCCTGAGTGCGAAATTGATGGAAAGTCGGTGGCACTCTCAGCTGGCGCAGGCGACGTATTAAAAAACCACCAACGTTTTGATACATTAGATGAAGCGATTGCCGACTGTGGCTTAGTCATCGGCGCTAGCGCACGTCCTAGAACGCTTGATTGGCCAATGCTTGATCCAAGAGAAATGGGGGTTAAAGCAGTTGTTGAAGGACAAAAGCATCCTATTGCTTTAGTCTTTGGTCGTGAAAATAGTGGTTTGACTAACGATGAACTACAAAAGTGTCATTTTCATGTATTTATTCCCGCTAACCCTGAATATAGTTCATTAAACCTTGCGATGGCAGTACAGACTCTGAGCTATGAAATACGTATGGCATTTTTAGCTTCAACTGCTTATCCAGAGCAGGTTGAAGAGTACCCGCTTGCTGAAGAAATCGAAGGCATGTTTAAACACCTCGAAGAAACATTAATTGATACGCGCTTTATCGTGCCTGCTCACCCTGGATTAGTGATGACAAAATTGCGTCGCTTCTTTAATCGTGCTCGTCCTGAAGTTGCAGAGCTTCGAATGTGGCGTGGGGTGTTAAGTAGTGTACAAAAATCACTTATATCTGCGCGACAAAGTGAAAAAACAGACGTAAAATAA
- the iscR gene encoding Fe-S cluster assembly transcriptional regulator IscR — protein sequence MKLTSKGRYAVTAMLDVAIKEHMGPVPLADISERQGISLSYLEQLFSKLRKKELVSSVRGPGGGYLLGKTRDEISVAMIIDAVNESVDVRKCTGESGCNENGVQCLTHSLWEQLSDRISSFLDGITLAELMETDHVQTISEIQNNKFKQTAQLDVKITR from the coding sequence ATGAAACTAACCTCAAAAGGCCGCTACGCGGTAACTGCAATGTTAGATGTTGCGATTAAAGAGCATATGGGACCAGTTCCATTAGCTGATATTTCTGAGCGTCAGGGAATTTCGTTGTCCTATTTAGAGCAACTTTTTTCTAAATTACGTAAAAAGGAGCTAGTGAGTAGCGTTCGTGGGCCGGGTGGTGGTTATCTACTTGGCAAAACACGCGATGAAATATCTGTTGCCATGATCATTGATGCCGTGAATGAATCGGTTGATGTACGAAAATGTACTGGCGAAAGTGGCTGTAATGAAAATGGCGTACAATGCTTAACGCATTCATTATGGGAACAACTAAGTGATCGAATTAGTAGCTTTTTAGATGGCATTACCCTAGCAGAGTTGATGGAAACTGATCACGTACAAACTATTTCTGAAATTCAAAATAATAAATTCAAACAGACTGCACAATTGGATGTGAAAATCACTCGATAA